Proteins from one Pongo abelii isolate AG06213 chromosome 7, NHGRI_mPonAbe1-v2.0_pri, whole genome shotgun sequence genomic window:
- the LYNX1 gene encoding ly-6/neurotoxin-like protein 1 has translation MTPLLTLILVVLTGLPLAQALDCHVCAYNGDNCFNPMRCPAMVAYCMTTRTYYTPTRMKVSKSCVPRCFETVYDGYSKHASTTSCCQYDLCNGAGLATPATLALSPILLATLWGLL, from the exons ATGACGCCCCTGCTCACCCTGATCCTGGTGGTCCTCACGGGCTTACCTCTGG CCCAGGCCTTGGACTGCCACGTGTGTGCCTACAACGGAGACAACTGCTTCAACCCCATGCGCTGCCCGGCTATGGTTGCCTACTGCATGACCACGCGCACCT ACTACACCCCTACCAGGATGAAGGTCAGTAAGTCCTGCGTACCCCGCTGCTTCGAGACTGTGTACGATGGCTACTCCAAGCACGCGTCCACCACCTCCTGCTGCCAGTACGACCTCTGCAACGGCGCCGGCCTTGCCAccccagccaccctggccctgtCCCCCATCCTCCTGGCCACCCTCTGGGGTCTTCTGTAA
- the LY6D gene encoding lymphocyte antigen 6D, with the protein MRTVLLLLAALAVATGPALALRCHVCTSSSNCKQPAVCPASSRFCKTMNTVEPLKGNLVKKDCAESCTPNYTLQGQVSSGTGSIQCCQEDLCNEKLHNAAPTRTTLAHSALSLGLALSLLAIVLAPSL; encoded by the exons ATGAGGACAGTATTGCTGCTCCTTGCAGCCCTGGCCGTGGCTACAGGGCCAG CCCTTGCCCTGCGCTGCCACGTGTGCACCAGCTCCAGCAACTGCAAGCAGCCTGCGGTCTGCCCGGCCAGCTCTCGCTTCTGCAAGACCATGAACACAG TGGAGCCTCTGAAGGGGAATCTGGTGAAGAAGGACTGTGCGGAGTCGTGCACACCCAACTACACCCTGCAAGGCCAGGTCAGCAGCGGCACCGGCTCCATCCAGTGCTGCCAGGAGGACCTGTGCAATGAGAAGCTGCACAACGCTGCACCCACCCGCACCACCCTCGCCCACAGTGCCCTCAGCCTGGGGCTGGCCCTGAGCCTCCTGGCCATCGTCTTAGCCCCCAGCCTGTGA